Proteins encoded within one genomic window of Bacillus thuringiensis:
- a CDS encoding YfmQ family protein: MTTWFIVMLVVFGAFKIIVSSLPNTVIESIISKYETHPQLEEENVTITIHGNNVEGEQKSKIIHDFNEGLFLDRYYAPPHNEGTPLIINAKRGKKDFTFYIYSHEEHVDVVKQYKKKVVAYSLRSKNLQNNDMFVSADLA; this comes from the coding sequence ATGACGACTTGGTTTATTGTAATGTTAGTTGTATTTGGGGCATTTAAAATTATCGTTTCTAGCCTTCCTAACACTGTTATTGAATCCATTATTAGCAAGTACGAAACACATCCACAACTTGAAGAAGAGAATGTGACTATTACAATTCACGGAAATAACGTAGAAGGCGAACAGAAATCCAAAATTATTCATGATTTTAACGAAGGTTTATTTTTAGATCGCTATTATGCACCGCCACACAATGAGGGTACTCCTTTAATTATCAATGCAAAACGCGGCAAAAAAGATTTTACATTTTATATTTATAGTCATGAAGAGCATGTTGATGTTGTAAAGCAATATAAAAAGAAAGTAGTTGCTTATAGTTTACGCTCTAAAAATCTTCAAAATAATGATATGTTCGTGTCAGCTGATTTAGCTTAA
- a CDS encoding cupin domain-containing protein has product MSSSGYVPDNKNLKKSSGTPNLFFDSRKNIFFKRDEKNVAYEVTSTQLPAMIGGAFVDLFMTKGHMREPHWHPNAWELDVVVSGEAITSILNPETNQLQNYHVKAGQTVFIPMGWWHWITAVTEEVQLHLFFNNDQFETAEGSDILRLTPPEVFQAAYGVSAEKLEKDLSPIKESVVIGPPNSNRISSVKESDESNIVVTLNGQITSCEIE; this is encoded by the coding sequence ATGAGTAGTTCAGGTTATGTTCCAGATAATAAAAATTTAAAGAAAAGTTCAGGAACTCCAAACCTTTTCTTTGATTCGAGAAAAAACATCTTTTTTAAAAGAGATGAGAAAAACGTTGCATATGAAGTTACGTCAACGCAGTTACCAGCGATGATAGGGGGAGCGTTTGTTGATTTGTTTATGACAAAAGGGCATATGCGAGAACCGCATTGGCATCCGAATGCGTGGGAATTGGATGTTGTTGTATCAGGAGAAGCAATTACATCTATCTTAAATCCCGAAACGAATCAATTGCAAAATTATCATGTGAAAGCGGGGCAAACTGTCTTTATTCCAATGGGATGGTGGCATTGGATCACAGCGGTAACAGAAGAAGTACAATTACATTTGTTCTTCAATAACGATCAATTTGAAACAGCAGAAGGATCAGACATACTTAGATTAACACCGCCAGAAGTATTTCAAGCTGCATACGGTGTAAGTGCAGAAAAATTGGAGAAGGACCTTTCGCCAATTAAGGAATCAGTTGTAATTGGTCCTCCTAACTCAAATCGAATAAGTAGCGTTAAAGAAAGTGACGAATCAAATATAGTTGTTACGTTAAATGGACAAATAACATCATGTGAAATAGAATAA
- a CDS encoding serine hydrolase, with amino-acid sequence MNILKIIGIVAGVIIVAVIAFFVIMKYYLSKEDPNYVLKYIKEHKDDETSSLFIKRNGEVLTSINANKKLPLASMAKIVIAVEFAKQVSEGKVSRDEQISLQELEKYYVKNTDGGAHPDWLEDAKARELVKNGQIALEEVAKGMIHYSSNANTTYLLDKLGIERVNDSLKELELTSHDKFSSYTASLYMRGYVEKELHEPENQSLEMIRNMSKEEYNKHVLRIHEWMKDEEEWKKRDIPLKVDMEFQRIWSDRLVGANAKDYMSIMEKINSRNYFPKSMQEEIENIFKGTVKNSKLEYAGQKGGSTAFVLTKSLYTTDKKGNKVEVVIMFNDIEDQVVYQKLRNNIDYFIQDAIVDEEFRKKL; translated from the coding sequence GTGAACATATTAAAGATTATAGGAATTGTTGCAGGAGTCATTATAGTAGCCGTTATAGCTTTCTTTGTTATTATGAAGTACTATTTGTCAAAAGAAGATCCTAATTACGTATTAAAGTACATAAAAGAACATAAAGACGATGAAACAAGTTCATTATTTATAAAAAGAAATGGAGAAGTATTAACTTCTATAAATGCAAATAAAAAATTACCATTAGCGAGTATGGCAAAAATTGTAATAGCAGTTGAATTTGCTAAGCAAGTGTCAGAAGGAAAAGTAAGTCGTGATGAACAAATTTCATTGCAGGAGCTAGAAAAATATTACGTTAAAAACACTGATGGTGGAGCGCATCCTGATTGGTTAGAAGATGCAAAAGCGAGAGAATTAGTGAAAAATGGACAAATCGCTTTAGAAGAAGTTGCAAAAGGAATGATTCATTATAGCTCTAATGCAAATACGACATATTTGTTAGATAAGCTTGGAATAGAAAGAGTAAATGATAGTTTAAAAGAGTTAGAGCTTACTAGTCATGACAAGTTCTCTTCGTATACTGCTTCACTATATATGAGAGGGTATGTAGAAAAAGAGCTTCATGAGCCAGAAAATCAATCGTTAGAAATGATACGTAACATGTCAAAGGAAGAATATAATAAACATGTGTTACGAATTCATGAATGGATGAAAGATGAAGAAGAATGGAAAAAACGGGATATTCCATTAAAGGTAGATATGGAATTTCAGCGAATTTGGTCAGATCGATTAGTGGGTGCAAACGCTAAAGATTATATGAGTATAATGGAAAAGATAAATAGTAGAAATTATTTTCCAAAATCAATGCAAGAAGAGATCGAGAACATTTTCAAAGGAACAGTTAAAAATAGTAAGCTCGAATATGCTGGTCAAAAAGGTGGTTCTACCGCATTCGTATTGACAAAAAGCTTGTATACTACAGATAAGAAAGGGAATAAAGTAGAAGTTGTCATTATGTTTAACGATATAGAAGATCAAGTTGTATATCAAAAGCTGAGAAATAATATAGATTATTTTATTCAAGATGCTATAGTGGATGAAGAGTTTAGAAAGAAGTTATAA
- a CDS encoding DUF3885 domain-containing protein, translating into MRLNEYMLETFPNLELRPPLFYNGDIGIRFKLGVNYDYNNIYENCPYLEGVYNRAITLFQSLHSKTDDIYIVVDVNDYADGETFKHKLNIFSKYVKEKSDLFKLQKNTIPYVFPEDDEDGVYKTHRYTLKCKVSDLKYIPMLKAICNQDMGIKPSIFHRVYFINVNKNTIFHVYDDRGCDVLATSHDTIRDIYHTYNDWILEYDRNKIDKVFN; encoded by the coding sequence ATGAGGTTGAATGAGTATATGCTTGAAACGTTTCCAAATTTAGAACTTAGACCACCTCTATTTTATAATGGGGATATTGGTATTCGCTTTAAATTAGGTGTGAACTATGATTACAATAACATTTATGAAAACTGCCCATATTTAGAAGGCGTTTATAATAGAGCCATTACTTTATTTCAGTCTTTACATTCCAAAACAGACGATATTTATATTGTAGTGGATGTAAATGACTATGCAGACGGTGAAACTTTTAAACACAAATTGAATATCTTTTCTAAATATGTAAAAGAGAAGTCCGATTTGTTTAAGTTACAGAAAAATACAATCCCTTATGTTTTTCCAGAAGACGATGAAGACGGGGTATATAAAACGCATAGATATACTTTGAAATGTAAAGTTTCAGACTTGAAATACATTCCTATGCTAAAAGCAATTTGTAATCAAGATATGGGAATAAAACCGAGTATTTTTCATAGGGTGTATTTTATAAATGTAAACAAGAATACTATATTTCACGTTTATGATGATAGAGGTTGTGATGTATTAGCTACCTCTCATGATACAATTAGGGATATTTATCATACATATAATGATTGGATATTAGAATACGACAGAAATAAAATTGATAAAGTATTTAATTGA